ATTATTGGCTCGGTGCTGGGTGCCATTATTGGGGTGCTGGGCTCCACGTATGTCAACCGTGTTCGGTTGCAAGAGCTGAAAGCACTCGTTTTTGAAGCCCAAAAGGGACCCATAAACCTCCAGGAAGCCATCCGAGAACAGGCTTccagctacaattcccagcagAGGGACCTAAGTGACCTCATTGCCAACCTGAAGAATGTCCTACAAGTCTTGAGTGTGACATCACAGGAAATGGAAGGCGCTTCCTCGGCCAAAAGCAGCGCACCACTAAAAATAGACCCTCTCTTAGTTTCCATCAAGGAGCAACTGAGCTACTCTAAACAAATAAGCTCATTCTTTGGGAGTTTGCAGCAGCAGCTTAGCAACCTGGAAAAAAGTGTAGGTCGAATCTCTACCGAGGTACAGAACGTAAAGAGTGCACCTCAGCTCACTCCTGCAGGGAAAGGACTGCATAGCCTTCCAAGAGAGGAGACCAGCCAAGCCTTTGCAGCAGAAGATGTGGTTCTCGAACTCTGCAACACGGAAAGGAGGCTGGGAACACAAATGAAGCAGAGCGCCTTCTATAGCACAGCCTTCACTTGCACAGTGTTCGCTGTCACCCTTCCCGTGCTATACCTCCTGCTCAAAGGAAATTGATAGGCACAAAAATGATTTGTTAGACTCAAGTAATAAAATTACATTCCCCAAATTACATTCCCCAAATTACATTCTGATGTTTCCTTCTCATATTACTTTTTAAAGGCAACTTTATGAATTGGCACCAAGTCTAGATGTGTGTACACAAAAAACATACGTTGACTCCAGAGCTAAGTATGtgtgcatttatttgtttgtttgtttgtttgtttgtttatttacgacatttataagccgcccttcttaccccaaagcggcttacaagatatatatacatacattatattatactattagtatagtacaatatcaccattatatattactatattgtactataccattatattgtaatattacatgtaatataaaatatataattataatatcatattattagtagtagtagtatattgtattacatctatataaaaaaaatgtaatgtttgtttgtgggattaacataactcaaaaaccactggacgaattgacatgaaatttggacacaacacacctaacagtccaatgagtgtccatcacccataaacacacacacacacacacacacaaccccagcagaccagacttaaaaccccccaaaatacaccatgtatacatatacacatacactcatatacatatgcacatgtacACATTCATACGCACACaggtatatatataaacacaaatacatatatgcatatacatacatatacacatacatacacacaaatatgcatatagacaagcacacacatatacacaatatgcatgtatacatataaatacacaactatatacacccacatatatatgcatccatacgcaaacacacatatatacacaaatatacacacacatacccacatatatacacacacaaaacacatatacacagacttggccacagcagtgtgtagcaggggacggctagttatattataaatattatatgtatatacaatatattatattctattattagctgtcccctggccccctctctcttcattctggcccagagcagcagttggtgctgggtgggaggggtccccaactatgtatggaattttgaaatttaccttttGCTGATTCCAAGGGGTTTTTCTTTTGAGAGAGTTTTGGTTTTATCTGTTTTTATACCACTAGTGCTCACATTGCCTTGGAACGTATCACTGTAAATTGATTTTATCTCCTTCatgtcctccaggtcagttgtaTTGGCAGAAAAAACTCCTCTTAGTAAACACTTACATTGCATACTTTTAAGGAACAAAAAAGAGATATTCAGCAATCCAATGTACCTAGGTAGGGAGATTaaagtttttcctgcttcttctgtTGCAGATTGGAGGTGAATGTGGGATAGCTGAGATGCCCAAAGGGAGGGTGGCTTAAAGAATCGCCTAAAGGGTTTGCGAACTTTGTCCAGTTTTCTTTGTTGGAAATAACTATTTTTTAGTACAGGCCATCAGTGTCCTGTACTTACACAGTTTTTGATTTCAGCAGCCTCTTCTTAGATGCCTCATCCATATAATACAACAAGAATAATACATTTGCACATATATCTTCACAACAACTCTAAGTTAGGCTTATTGCCTCATGATGAATCAGTCTCCACTGTGGTTTGTTATTGTGTGCATTTGTCATTTCTCATGCACGGCAACCCTATATtggggttttcttgccaagatttgcttccctctggagctgagagagtgATTTATCCATGAGTACTCAGTACGTTTCCATATCCTGAGTATGGATTTGGACTCCCAGAGACAGAgtccactcaaaccactatgtgtACTGGCTTTTGTGGAcaggcagtcatagaatcatagaactggaagagaactcaagggctatccagtccaaccccctgccaagaaactagaaaatcacattcaaagcagtcAGGTATCAATCTCAAACCTTTCATCTAGATcagtagtttccaaccttttATTGACgaggaacacttgaccagggaccacttgactactttgaccagggaccattttgaccagggaccactctccaacaaaagggttacaaataagtttttggtcaactttagattcagtttggggtgctgattcagaacattgcattggatagaccacatcagctctaatttctgatacagaacatatgctatggtcagcgacagggaaggagtagcaggcagcacaaaaggagcggaaataaaataaagaggaaggaggctcatggact
This genomic interval from Anolis sagrei isolate rAnoSag1 chromosome 2, rAnoSag1.mat, whole genome shotgun sequence contains the following:
- the CCDC51 gene encoding mitochondrial potassium channel, encoding MQRHNLQILRGHKMHPLAVRTYCSPTPKRPEGTPAVEVATSFLHRLSETGKVLGRSSLQKISAVSKSWWDKYEEFVGLNEVREAQGNVTEGEKRFMVARGIVREARETWEAQQLKLKEIRDRLDRVSRDDSQYLELATLEHRLLQEEKRYRTSYVAAEESEREAFSLFSAAVRESHEKERARAEKTKNWSIIGSVLGAIIGVLGSTYVNRVRLQELKALVFEAQKGPINLQEAIREQASSYNSQQRDLSDLIANLKNVLQVLSVTSQEMEGASSAKSSAPLKIDPLLVSIKEQLSYSKQISSFFGSLQQQLSNLEKSVGRISTEVQNVKSAPQLTPAGKGLHSLPREETSQAFAAEDVVLELCNTERRLGTQMKQSAFYSTAFTCTVFAVTLPVLYLLLKGN